The Etheostoma spectabile isolate EspeVRDwgs_2016 chromosome 24, UIUC_Espe_1.0, whole genome shotgun sequence genome contains a region encoding:
- the LOC116673999 gene encoding zona pellucida sperm-binding protein 3, translating into MGFRGAALLGFVLLLSGGNLCAATQNRSNFSTDDTLNPQEQVITSLQLPRATQTTGHQSNRTEHDNLASSPLTYRLKTYQLREPAVRKQKPAQSLSAHTFPNPRTSKTTKLTSEQLEPEVNLPKLLKLVQGPDLNPPVKPESKVLTLVFDQRVPVPANSVAAHCEEGGVTIEVKQNLLGNGQLIRPSDLTLGGCTARATPPHVVQFQTELQGCGSTMTMTEEALIYYFSLTYSPTPIANTFILKTNPAEVVIECHYLRRHYVSSGAVKPTWKPFAFNMLAEQQLGFSLRLMTEDWQSQRPSSVYFLSDVIYIEAALIQGHHIPLRVYVDSCVATESPDPNSQPRYPFINNHGCFSDAKLTGAKSYFKQRSQEDKLHFQLKAFRLHHDHNNSLYITCQLKATKLSVPVDTQHKACSFLTEANRWVASGGDNKVCDCCETSCKRRKRSLGADADLQWEGTAALGPILLEGLTALSVLQTHEVIREEASHSSKALLCGVGAALPLVLLVFMAVIICSRRYKPTGHFVCT; encoded by the exons ATGGGGTTCAGAGGGGCAGCTTTGTTAGGGTTTGTGCTTCTCCTTTCAGGTGGAAATCTTTGcgctgccacacaaaaccggtCAAACTTCAGCACCGATGACACTCTGAACCCACAAGAACAAGTGATAACAAGCTTACAGCTGCCAAGAGCCACGCAGACAACTGGTCATCAGTCAAACAGGACGGAGCATGACAATCTGGCCAGTTCTCCTCTCACCTACCGTCTCAAAACCTACCAGCTCAGAGAACCAGCTGTCAGGAAACAAAAACCGGCCCAGTCTCTTTCAGCGCACACTTTTCCAAACCCGCGGACATCCAAGACCACAAAGCTGACCTCAGAGCAGCTGGAGCCAGAGGTAAATCTCCCAAAGTTGTTAAAATTGGTCCAAGGCCCAGATCTCAACCCACCTGTCAAGCCGGAATCAAAG GTGCTGACGCTGGTGTTTGACCAGCGGGTGCCCGTGCCAGCCAACAGCGTGGCAGCGCACTGTGAAGAAGGAGGGGTCACCATTGAGGTCAAACAGAACCTCTTAG GAAACGGTCAGTTGATCCGCCCAAGTGATCTGACCTTAGGGGGCTGCACTGCACGAGCTACCCCTCCCCACGTTGTGCAGTTCCAGACGGAGTTACAGGGCTGCGGCAGCACAATGACG ATGACCGAAGAAGCCCTCATCTACTACTTTTCTCTGACATACTCCCCAACACCCATTGCAAACACCTTTATTTTAAAGACAAACCCTGCTGAGGTGGTAATTGAATGCCATTATCTAAG GAGGCATTATGTGAGCAGCGGCGCTGTGAAGCCTACCTGGAAGCCGTTTGCCTTCAACATGTTAGCAGAACAGCAGCTGGGCTTCTCCCTGCGTCTCATGACAG AGGACTGGCAGTCGCAGAGGCCTTCCAGTGTTTACTTCCTGAGTGACGTGATATACATCGAAGCGGCGCTCATCCAGGGTCACCACATTCCACTGAGGGTCTATGTCGACAGCTGTGTGGCCACAGAGTCCCCGGACCCTAACTCTCAACCCAGATACCCCTTCATCAACAACCATGG GTGTTTCAGTGATGCTAAGCTGACAGGAGCCAAGTCTTACTTCAAGCAGAGGAGCCAGGAGGATAAACTTCATTTCCAGCTGAAAGCCTTCAGGCTCCACCATGATCACAACAATTCA CTCTACATCACATGTCAGCTGAAGGCAACCAAACTCTCCGTTCCCGTCGACACGCAACACAAAGCGTGTTCCTTCTTGACTGAAGCAAACAG ATGGGTAGCATCAGGTGGAGACAATAAGGTGTGTGACTGCTGTGAGACCAGCTGCAAGAGACGGAAAAGAAGCCTTGGGGCAGATGCTG ATCTGCAATGGGAGGGGACAGCGGCTCTGGGCCCCA TCCTGCTGGAGGGGCTGACTGCACTGTCCGTGCTCCAAACGCACGAAGTGATTCGAGAAGAAGCC TCCCATTCGTCGAAGGCCCTGCTGTGTGGAGTGGGTGCAGCGCTGCCTTTGGTGCTGCTAGTTTTCATGGCTGTTATCATTTGCAGCAGACGATACAAACCCACTGGACACTTTGTTTGTACCTGA